A single genomic interval of Actinomycetes bacterium harbors:
- a CDS encoding SAF domain-containing protein — MSPGGRRTVAASLRRAVARHRRLLAAGLAAGSVAAALSVLAPAPAPTADVVVAARDLGPGAALTTEDLLVQALPEAAEPAALVGAAAAGAVRRGEPLTDVRLVGAGLLGDAAGLVAAPVRLADDGVSALLRAGDVVDVLAASAPDPVGQAMTEPTGPAPVRPVLSRVVAAAARVLAVPSTRGVGEGTLVLLAVAPRAANDLAAAAVSARLSVVLIPRR, encoded by the coding sequence ATGAGCCCCGGCGGCCGGCGCACGGTGGCCGCGTCGCTGCGCCGGGCTGTGGCCCGGCACCGAAGGCTGCTCGCGGCCGGGCTGGCCGCCGGGTCGGTGGCCGCCGCGCTGTCGGTGCTGGCACCCGCCCCGGCCCCGACCGCCGACGTCGTCGTGGCGGCCCGCGATCTCGGCCCGGGGGCGGCGCTGACTACCGAGGATCTGCTGGTGCAGGCCCTTCCGGAGGCGGCCGAGCCGGCTGCGCTCGTCGGCGCCGCAGCGGCCGGCGCGGTGCGCAGGGGCGAGCCGCTCACCGACGTCCGGCTGGTCGGGGCGGGGCTGCTCGGCGATGCTGCCGGCCTGGTCGCCGCGCCGGTACGGCTGGCCGACGACGGCGTCTCGGCACTGCTCCGCGCGGGGGACGTCGTCGACGTGCTCGCGGCGAGCGCCCCGGATCCGGTCGGTCAGGCCATGACCGAACCGACCGGCCCAGCGCCCGTGCGACCGGTGCTGTCCCGGGTCGTGGCCGCGGCCGCCCGGGTGCTCGCGGTCCCGTCCACGCGGGGCGTCGGCGAGGGCACCCTCGTGCTGCTCGCGGTAGCCCCGCGGGCGGCCAACGACCTCGCAGCAGCCGCCGTCAGCGCCCGGCTGTCCGTCGTGCTCATCCCCCGGCGGTGA
- the mscL gene encoding large conductance mechanosensitive channel protein MscL encodes MIKGFREFIMRGNVIDLAVAFVIGVAFAAVVKALLDGLINPLVAAIFGKPNLDSVGTFTINGADFSIGLVLTALINFLIIAVVIYFIVVVPMNALAARRAAKEEPTPDVKSEVDLLQEIADELRAQRGSSGPTG; translated from the coding sequence ATGATCAAGGGGTTTCGCGAGTTCATCATGCGCGGCAACGTCATCGACCTCGCCGTCGCCTTCGTCATCGGCGTTGCGTTCGCTGCCGTCGTCAAGGCGCTGCTCGACGGTCTGATCAACCCGCTCGTCGCGGCCATCTTCGGCAAGCCGAACCTGGACTCGGTGGGCACGTTCACGATCAACGGCGCCGACTTCAGCATCGGGCTGGTCCTGACCGCACTGATCAACTTCTTGATCATCGCGGTCGTGATCTACTTCATCGTCGTGGTCCCGATGAACGCGTTGGCGGCACGCCGGGCGGCGAAGGAGGAGCCGACCCCGGACGTCAAGTCCGAGGTCGACCTGCTGCAGGAGATCGCCGACGAGCTGCGCGCCCAGCGTGGCAGCAGCGGCCCGACCGGCTGA
- a CDS encoding saccharopine dehydrogenase NADP-binding domain-containing protein: protein MSTSRVLLFGATGYTGRLTAEAMLRRGMAPLLVGRSPQRLAEVATALGGHPPTAVADADDPAALAGLLREGDVLVTTVGPFSQHGRTAATAALEAGATYLDSTGEAGFLRWLFEELGPRAERAEVAMVPAFGYDYVPGNLAAALALREAGDAAVRVDVGYFVTGGRAALSGGTLASAVGISSDASFGWRSGRLVTERTATRVRSFAIPGGQRRAVSIGGTEQLALPRWAPRLREVNVYLGWMGPLARPAQVLSLVTSGVVRIPGAPAALSWVGRRLAPGSTGGPDAGARAKTRSHVVAEAFDRGGQRLARVDLDGPDPYGLTAELLAWGAQQAAAGRVIRTGLVGPVEAFGLDGLAAGAAEVGLRPEAAPAAP, encoded by the coding sequence GTGAGCACCTCGCGGGTGCTGCTGTTCGGGGCCACCGGCTACACCGGCCGGCTGACCGCCGAGGCGATGCTGCGCCGGGGCATGGCGCCGCTGCTCGTGGGCCGCTCGCCGCAGCGGCTGGCCGAGGTAGCCACCGCGCTGGGGGGGCACCCGCCCACCGCGGTGGCCGACGCCGACGACCCGGCCGCGCTGGCCGGCCTGCTGCGTGAGGGCGACGTCCTGGTGACCACCGTGGGGCCGTTCTCCCAGCACGGCCGGACCGCGGCGACGGCCGCGCTCGAGGCCGGGGCCACCTACCTCGACTCCACCGGGGAGGCCGGCTTCCTGCGCTGGCTGTTCGAGGAGCTGGGGCCGCGGGCCGAGCGCGCCGAGGTGGCCATGGTCCCCGCGTTCGGGTACGACTACGTGCCGGGGAACCTGGCGGCGGCGCTGGCCCTGCGCGAAGCCGGGGACGCCGCCGTCCGGGTCGACGTGGGCTACTTCGTGACCGGCGGACGGGCCGCCCTCAGCGGCGGGACGCTCGCGTCGGCGGTCGGCATCAGCAGCGACGCGTCGTTCGGCTGGCGGTCCGGGCGGCTGGTCACCGAGCGGACCGCGACGCGGGTGCGCTCCTTCGCCATCCCCGGCGGGCAGCGCCGGGCGGTCTCCATCGGCGGCACCGAGCAGCTGGCGCTCCCCCGGTGGGCCCCTCGGCTGCGGGAGGTGAACGTCTACCTGGGCTGGATGGGCCCGCTGGCCCGCCCGGCGCAGGTGCTCTCGCTGGTCACGTCCGGCGTCGTCCGGATCCCCGGGGCACCGGCGGCGTTGAGCTGGGTCGGGCGGCGGCTGGCTCCCGGGTCGACGGGGGGTCCGGACGCCGGAGCGCGGGCCAAGACCCGCTCCCACGTCGTGGCCGAGGCGTTCGACCGCGGTGGGCAGCGGCTGGCCAGGGTGGACCTGGACGGCCCGGACCCGTACGGCCTGACCGCGGAGCTGCTGGCATGGGGCGCCCAACAGGCCGCGGCCGGCCGCGTCATCCGAACCGGGTTGGTCGGGCCGGTCGAGGCGTTCGGCCTCGACGGGCTGGCGGCCGGGGCCGCCGAGGTGGGCCTCAGGCCCGAAGCAGCTCCAGCCGCTCCTTGA
- a CDS encoding RNA polymerase-binding protein RbpA produces the protein MTALRGFGLTSHSYETDEHVVPVPMTPESYHCPVGHVVTLQFSAEAEEIPETWDCPKCGRTAHRDETAARRLGGTADGVALNSPRTSASGKTHWDMLLERRSVDELEALLKERLELLRA, from the coding sequence ATGACCGCGCTGCGCGGATTCGGACTCACGTCTCACAGCTACGAGACCGACGAGCACGTCGTCCCGGTGCCGATGACGCCCGAGTCGTACCACTGCCCGGTCGGGCACGTGGTCACCCTGCAGTTCTCCGCAGAGGCCGAGGAGATTCCCGAGACCTGGGACTGCCCCAAGTGCGGCCGTACCGCTCACCGCGACGAGACCGCCGCTCGGCGCCTCGGCGGCACCGCGGACGGGGTCGCGCTGAACTCCCCGCGGACCAGCGCCAGCGGCAAGACTCACTGGGACATGCTGCTCGAGCGCCGCTCGGTCGACGAGCTCGAGGCGCTGCTCAAGGAGCGGCTGGAGCTGCTTCGGGCCTGA